The nucleotide sequence TTTCGGTGGCCGCAGCAATTATATTAATGCAGATAAGCTACCCCCGACACCGACGGTCAATTCGCGTTACGATCTGGTTCGTTACTGCGATCCGCGGTTCCTCACATGGAACTGGCCATCCTATGCGCCACTGTCGTTTGACCGGCCCGAGCCGTTCAACCACATCGACTTTGATACTCAGATCACGGACCCTATTCATGGCCGCCAAGCGTGCCATCTTGCTCCAGCCGAATGGCGATTGCTGGGCTGGCTGGAACGGCAAGGGCTGGCCTACGACTTTTACGGCGAAACTCAGCTCGATGACGAAACCCTCGATCTGCAGGCTTATCGAGCACTCATCACAGCCGTTCATCCAGAGTACTGGACACGAAAGATGTATGACCGTGTCAAGAAATGGGTCTTCGAAGAAGGTGGCCGTTTAATCTATCTCGGCGGCAACGGACTGAACTGCGAAGTGACTCTGCAGGGGTCAGCCATGGTCGTACATAATGGCGAGATTACAGGACTCGATGTTGACGGTGTGGGGGGTGAAAGCCGGCTGGCTCTTCGACATGAATCCGAGGCAAGTCTTCTCGGAGTTGTCTTCACGCCCACCGGGATCATGACGGGAGCCCCCTACGAGGTCATCGATAATAATCACTGGGCGTTTGATGACACCGGTTTGAATAATGGTGACTTGTTCGGCACCAGGTCACTGCATATGCGCTGCCCCGGCGGAGCCTCGGGGCACGAGACCGATAAGATTTCGGCGAGTTCTCCAGCCAATTCCAGGTTGCTGGCCAAAGGACTTAACCCCGATGACGGAGGGGCCGAAATGGTCAATTTCGAGACTTCCAATGGTGGAAGCGTCTTCTCGGTGGGGTCAATCTCGTGGGTGAGCAGCCTTCCCGTCGATGAACATATCTCGCAGATTACGGAAAATGTCATCCGGCGATTCATTGAAGAGTGAAAGCAGCTGGACCAGATCCGCGGAATCAACAACTGCCACGGACGATACAGAATCGGATGAATCGCGCCGTTTACGTGGGGTGACCGAAGCGTATGCACGGCATCCATGTCTCACGAACGCACTTCTGATCAGACTGACAGCAGGCCCAAGTCGAGGCCGCTCTTGTTCATTGTTTCATGAGATCAACATGCAGCTTGTCCAGTTCGTTATTCCCAATAACGGTCGACGCGTCGGGTACGTTCGTGAGGGTGGTGTCATCGACCTGACGTCCGTCGCTGCCGACTGTCGGACTGTGTATGACCTGATCCAACAGGCGATAACCCAGAATCTCCGTCTGGGCGACGTTGTGCAAAAACTCACGACGGGAAATCAGCCCGACACTTATGCCTATGCAAATCTACTGAAAGCGATTCCCGGTGGTCCTGATCCGTACCTGATTGCGCCGATTGACCACCCCGAACCAACTCGCCTGCTGATCAGTGGAACAGGGCTATCTCACTTGGGAAGTGTTCAGTCACGAAACCAGATGCATGGTGGTGCGGCCACAACCGAACCTCAGACCGACTCGGCCCGAATGTTCGCCATGGGACTGCAGGGAGGTCGTCCGCAAGGGGATCAGCGAGGGGTTTCACCCGAGTGGTTCTACAAGGGGAACGGCCACAATTTGCGTGGCCCCCTGGCAGAACTCGATCTTCCTGCTTATGCACTGGATGGGGGAGAAGAGCCCGAGATCGTCGGCTGTTACATCGTTGACCCTGCCGGGCAGCCACGTCGAATCGGATTTGCTCTCGGTAATGAATGGTCGGATCACGCCACGGAAAAGATCAACTACCTGTATCTTGCTCCTTCCAAACTCCGCGTTTGCGCCATCGGCCCGTCCATTCAGGTCACTGAAGACTTTTCTGACATCCGACTGCGCTGCTCGGTAACTCGAGAGGGTCTGCAAATCTACGACAGCGGAGAATTGCTGTCTGGTGAAGAGCACATGTGCCATTCACTCCAGAACATCGAGGATCATCACTTTAAGTACGCGCAGCACCGGCATCCTGGCGACATTCACCTTCATTTTTTTGGAACCAGTAAACTGAGTTTCGGTACCCGTACCTGGAAGTATGAAGCGGGTGACCGCATCGAGATCTCAGCGCCCGGGTTCTCTGAACCGCTCATCAATACGGTGACTGTGGGGAATGAGCTGGAAGGGATGCCGATCCGGGTCACGCCGATCTGATTCCGACAATTGTCTGTACTCCTGCTTGCTCACCATCATCACCCGAAGCATGACGGTACGTCAGACGCGACTCTCAGCAGTCGATGGACAGTCGTCTGTCGACTGCACGGTGAGAGAGGCCTTCATCGCTGGCTCTCATATTGATCCTTCGAAACCTGCGATAATCGCTCAGAATTCAACGTCACGCCGAGGCCGGGGTCTGCCGAAGCGCGTGCGAAACCCGGTTCGCCCAACTGGGACGTTTCACAAGCATGTTCTATGTGGAAGACAGGACCGATGATGTCTGCCGCGTAGCGTTCGACACAGATATTCGGAATCGCCATACACGCATGAATCATCGCCGCCGAACCGACATCCCATTCCAGATTACTGCCGATCGCACAGTGTACTCCAGCCGCTTCCGCTAATGCGGCGATCGCCAATGTATTGAGTAGTCCGCCGTTCTTTCCCGGGTAAACGCTGATAATGTCAGCCGCCCCCTTCTGAATACAGGCGATGGCATCCTGAATCGTGAAAACGGACTCATCAGCCATAACAGGGAGACGAACGTGCTGGCGAACGCGAGCCAGTCCATCAAGATCGAGCCGATGGACGGGTTGCTCGATAAAGACCACTCCATATTCTTCCAGCAGAGGCGCCGCGCGAATCGCCTCGTTCACGCTCCAGCCTCCATTCGCATCGACTGTCAGTCGAATCTTTGGACCAACCGCCTCCCGCACCTGACGCACCCGTTCGAGGTCATACTCCAGTGGATCGTGGCCCACTTTGAGCTTTAATGTCCCGAACCCTTCTGAAACCATTCGCTTGCCGACAAGAGCGGACTCTTCCGGTCCCACCGGCATAATGGGGAAGCGCAGTGGTAGATTAGCACTGCGAACGGCCCCACCCAGGAGTTGGTAGACGGGTGCATTCAGTGATTTTCCAAGGAGATCGAATAGTGCCATTTCGATCCCTGCCTTGGCGAAGGGATTGGCAAATGTTTTGGATAACCTGTCCATGCAGTGGCGAATTCGTCGTGGATCTTCACCAATCAACTTGGGGATGAGATGCTGTTCCAGCAGCGCTTTCGCCCCCAGGCACGTTTCGCCGCTCCAGTCGGGTGATCCCGTGACTTCACCGATTCCCACAAGTCCGGTGTCAGTCTCCACAAACATCATCAGGATATGAGAGGTAAATCGAAATCCCTTTGTGTTCTGTACCAGCCCAACTCGACGGTCAACGCCGATCCGCACGGGCTGCGTTCTGATATTGGCGATCTTCAATTCCGACCTTTCACACAGTTGCCTGGCTATCAAACTCAACCATCGCTTTTGCTAGGGTGTCGACCGTAGCATCCAACCAGCTTCGACCCAATTCTGACGTTCCCCGATCAGGGCTATCGGTAAAACCGTCGATTGCCTGCCAGGTTCCGTGGTGTTCTGCACGATAAGGTCGGACGAAGCCTCGGGGATCCGTTGAGCCCGTGTGGTCTCGATGCGGACGTGGTTCGTGAACTAGATCCGGTCGTAATGCCATCATGAGGGACGTCTCGAATTTGCCCGCGTGCCCCGGTAAGCGACAGTCATTATGCGCGTTCAACTCGACCAGCGCGTCCCACGCGATCGTCCAGTACGAGGCCGCGGCCATGCTTACGGGATAATTGAGAGCCAGATCCCGCGCCACCAGTTGCACAAGTTCGTGATTGCCACCATGACCATTCAGGACGAAAATCTTC is from Schlesneria sp. DSM 10557 and encodes:
- a CDS encoding N,N-dimethylformamidase beta subunit family domain-containing protein; protein product: MLIGYVSDERYVALADVVLEFVNEDGSSWETRSRATGSVHLDIPAGKYTVTLQKPGYGAKRSQVSVPLPAPHQFRLLSDGLSGYAWPKWVRSGESSEFRVHSVEPYQLELWRYGWKPELVKSLGWHDEHGPRATMQVTPDGDYTQTGVKWNSVGYTNEAHKQYVEAPELSGLYYFRAQTASGLKFSFPWIVAPRTPVAPLAVLGSNLTWNSYNSFGGRSNYINADKLPPTPTVNSRYDLVRYCDPRFLTWNWPSYAPLSFDRPEPFNHIDFDTQITDPIHGRQACHLAPAEWRLLGWLERQGLAYDFYGETQLDDETLDLQAYRALITAVHPEYWTRKMYDRVKKWVFEEGGRLIYLGGNGLNCEVTLQGSAMVVHNGEITGLDVDGVGGESRLALRHESEASLLGVVFTPTGIMTGAPYEVIDNNHWAFDDTGLNNGDLFGTRSLHMRCPGGASGHETDKISASSPANSRLLAKGLNPDDGGAEMVNFETSNGGSVFSVGSISWVSSLPVDEHISQITENVIRRFIEE
- the araD1 gene encoding AraD1 family protein — its product is MQLVQFVIPNNGRRVGYVREGGVIDLTSVAADCRTVYDLIQQAITQNLRLGDVVQKLTTGNQPDTYAYANLLKAIPGGPDPYLIAPIDHPEPTRLLISGTGLSHLGSVQSRNQMHGGAATTEPQTDSARMFAMGLQGGRPQGDQRGVSPEWFYKGNGHNLRGPLAELDLPAYALDGGEEPEIVGCYIVDPAGQPRRIGFALGNEWSDHATEKINYLYLAPSKLRVCAIGPSIQVTEDFSDIRLRCSVTREGLQIYDSGELLSGEEHMCHSLQNIEDHHFKYAQHRHPGDIHLHFFGTSKLSFGTRTWKYEAGDRIEISAPGFSEPLINTVTVGNELEGMPIRVTPI
- a CDS encoding mandelate racemase/muconate lactonizing enzyme family protein, coding for MKIANIRTQPVRIGVDRRVGLVQNTKGFRFTSHILMMFVETDTGLVGIGEVTGSPDWSGETCLGAKALLEQHLIPKLIGEDPRRIRHCMDRLSKTFANPFAKAGIEMALFDLLGKSLNAPVYQLLGGAVRSANLPLRFPIMPVGPEESALVGKRMVSEGFGTLKLKVGHDPLEYDLERVRQVREAVGPKIRLTVDANGGWSVNEAIRAAPLLEEYGVVFIEQPVHRLDLDGLARVRQHVRLPVMADESVFTIQDAIACIQKGAADIISVYPGKNGGLLNTLAIAALAEAAGVHCAIGSNLEWDVGSAAMIHACMAIPNICVERYAADIIGPVFHIEHACETSQLGEPGFARASADPGLGVTLNSERLSQVSKDQYESQR
- a CDS encoding creatininase family protein, translating into MTECRLLEELTRTESRTAAEKTLVVWPVGAIEQHGPHLPVGTDTFTIEFLTRQAAEKASSEISVHVAPTLPFGSSHHHLPFGGTMSLTTQTYYRMVYELAESLIVCGYRKIFVLNGHGGNHELVQLVARDLALNYPVSMAAASYWTIAWDALVELNAHNDCRLPGHAGKFETSLMMALRPDLVHEPRPHRDHTGSTDPRGFVRPYRAEHHGTWQAIDGFTDSPDRGTSELGRSWLDATVDTLAKAMVEFDSQATV